Within Betaproteobacteria bacterium, the genomic segment AGCGTCCGGGCCTCGTCCTTACGCTCGAGCACGGCGGCAGCTGCCGGGGCCTTGCATACCGGCTCACGGAATCGACCTCGCGCGAGGAGCTGCGAGCCCTCTGGCGGCGCGAAATGTCGCTGGGCTCCTACCAGCCGCGCTGGCTCGAATGCCACGCGCAATCGGATCGCTTCCCGGTGCTCACGTTCATCGTGAACCGCGGCTGTTCGGGCTACGCGGGAAAGCTGCCCATGGAGGCGATGGTGCAGTCGCTCGCGACGGCGCGCGGCAAGTACGGATCGAGCGCGGAGTACCTCTTCCAGACCCAGGCCACGCTGGAAGCGCACGGCATCCTCGACCGGCGCGTGAAGCGGATTGCCGATCGCGTGAAGACCCACCTCGCGCGAGGCGACTCCATCCCCGGACACGCGCCGCCGCGCGAAATCACCAGGT encodes:
- a CDS encoding gamma-glutamylcyclotransferase, giving the protein MRSPPGCHDPVRLEAERLSAGALDRSLEATLAGRDPHDPLWIFAYGSLMWNPGLAFVAKRVGTLYGFHRNFCLWSRINRGTPQRPGLVLTLEHGGSCRGLAYRLTESTSREELRALWRREMSLGSYQPRWLECHAQSDRFPVLTFIVNRGCSGYAGKLPMEAMVQSLATARGKYGSSAEYLFQTQATLEAHGILDRRVKRIADRVKTHLARGDSIPGHAPPREITR